The DNA region TCCCTGCTGTCCCTCCTGCCCTGGCTCGCCGGGGTGGTGGCCCGGGCGGAGTCGCGCTCCGCCGCGGCGCTGCTCGGACCCAGCCGGGCCGATCGGCTCCAGGAGCGGGTCGCGTACCTGGCGGGCAGCCGCACCGACCTGATCGAGGCGGTCGATGCCGAGCGCCGCCGGATCGAGCGCGACCTGCACGACGGCACCCAGCAGCGGCTGATCTCGCTGGCGGTCAACCTGGGGCTGGCCATGGCCACCCGCCCCGACCTGCCGGGCGAGGCCCGTGAGGCGCTGGCAGAAGCGCACCTGGAGGCGAAGGCGGCGATCGCCGAACTCGGCGATCTGGTACGCGGGTTGCATCCGGCGGTGCTCGAAGACCGGGGCCTGGACGCGGCGTTGTCCGGACTGGCCGCCCGAGTTCCGCTGCCGGTGCGCCTGCGGGTCGAGCTGCCGGAACGGGCGGCGCCCGCCGTGGAGTCGGTCGCGTACTTCGTGATCTCCGAGGCGCTGGCGAACGTGACCAAGCACGCCGGCGCCTCGCGGGTCGAGGTGACGGTCCGACGGGTCGGGACGGTCCTGCGGGTGAACGTCACCGACGACGGACTGGGCGGCGCCGACCCCTCCGGTGGTACGGGGTTGAGCGGGCTGGCCAAGCGGGTGGGATCCGTCGACGGCGTCTTCCGGCTCAGCAGCCCCGTCGGGGGACCGACGACCGTGACGGTGGAGCTGCCGTGCGCGCGGTGATCGCCGAGGACTCGGTGCTGTTGCGGGTCGGCCTGGTCAAGGTGCTGGAGATGGGCGGCTTCCAGGTCGTCGCGGAAGTCGGCGATGCGGAAGCGCTGTTGGCCGCCGTCGAGGAGCACCAGCCCGAACTCGCTCTGGTGGACGTCCGGATGCCGCCCACCTTCACCGACGAGGGCGTGCGGGCGGCCGCGGTGATCCGCCGCGGCCGGCCGCGCACGGCGGTGGTCCTGCTCTCGCAGTACGTGGAGGAGCGGTACGCCGCTGACCTGTTGGCGACCAACACGAGCGGAGTGGGCTACCTGCTCAAGCAACGCGTGGCCGATGTCCAGGACTTCGCAGCGGCGGTACGACGGGTGGCCGAGGGGGGAACGGCGCTGGACCCCCAGGTCGTCGCCCAACTTCTGCTCCGCCGCGGCGACCCCCTGGCCGCCCTGACCCCGCGCGAGCGGGAGGTGCTGGCCCTGATGGCGGAGGGCCGGTCCAACGCCGGCATCGCCGAGGCGCTGACGGTCAGTGAGAGCGCGGTGGCCAAACACATCAACAACATCTTCGCCAAACTCGACCTGCCGGTGGCCGATGCGGACCACCGCCGGGTGCTCGCCGTGCTGCGCTTCCTGGGCGCGTCCAGGGGCTGAATCCCGGGGGGCACGCCTGCCGTCATCACGGCAACGGGCTCGGCGACGGCCCACGCCGCACCGCGTCCCGGGGCACGGGGACGCTGACCGCGGTGGCGTTGGCGTCCCGGCTGCCGTTGGAGGCGTTGCGGCAGTTGTCCACTCCGATGCGGACTTCGACGTCGGGCCCGCTCGGGTAGGCGAACCGCACGTCCGTGACCGTGTGCGCCCAGCACGAAGGCCATCGCGGGCGGCAGCCCGGCGACGGCGACGGCCGTGAAGCCGACGGCGGCGGAGGCGAAGACCAGGCCGAAGGAGAGGAGCGTCACCGGACGCCAGAGCATGCGCAGGTCCCGCAGGGACAGCTCCTCGGCGGAGGCGTACAGCAGTGGCGGCAGGACGTCTCGGCGGGGTTCGGCACACGGTGCCCGGCAGCGACCCGGCGCAGGCGGTCCTGGCGTTCGCCCGGCAGGTCAACGCCACCCAGATCGTCATCGGCGCCACCCGCCGCAGCCGCCCCAAGGGCCTCTTCGGTCGTGGCACCGGCGAGACCATCATCGAGGGCTCCGGTGACGACATCGACGTCTACGTCGTCACCCGTGCCGAAGCCGCCCATGGCCGGTTTCTGCACCGCCGCGAGCGTGGCGAAGAGGATTGACCACGACCTTTCCGGCCAGGCCGCGCCGCCCACGGGAAACGTTTCGGCCAACCGTTGGTCTCGCCCGCGTGACGGCGCCGTCAAAGCCGCGTCAAAGTTCCGATTCACCCGTATGGAAGGCGTCAGGGAACGA from Kitasatospora cathayae includes:
- a CDS encoding sensor histidine kinase, whose amino-acid sequence is MTIPPRLGRLARRARRDTGFLATGVPVHLALVPVWSWAAATTARTGNWALTLPVSVALVLSGVPVLTVVQRYRHRALLGVDIRRSAPVPRRWSPTTALRWLSSPRAWRQVGYHLLLGPLVALSELSVLVAAAVGLAGATGYGWVWALPAGVRRDWFGWATLMPCYTVLGLSLLSLLPWLAGVVARAESRSAAALLGPSRADRLQERVAYLAGSRTDLIEAVDAERRRIERDLHDGTQQRLISLAVNLGLAMATRPDLPGEAREALAEAHLEAKAAIAELGDLVRGLHPAVLEDRGLDAALSGLAARVPLPVRLRVELPERAAPAVESVAYFVISEALANVTKHAGASRVEVTVRRVGTVLRVNVTDDGLGGADPSGGTGLSGLAKRVGSVDGVFRLSSPVGGPTTVTVELPCAR
- a CDS encoding LuxR C-terminal-related transcriptional regulator, with the protein product MRAVIAEDSVLLRVGLVKVLEMGGFQVVAEVGDAEALLAAVEEHQPELALVDVRMPPTFTDEGVRAAAVIRRGRPRTAVVLLSQYVEERYAADLLATNTSGVGYLLKQRVADVQDFAAAVRRVAEGGTALDPQVVAQLLLRRGDPLAALTPREREVLALMAEGRSNAGIAEALTVSESAVAKHINNIFAKLDLPVADADHRRVLAVLRFLGASRG
- a CDS encoding adenine nucleotide alpha hydrolase family protein; the encoded protein is MPGSDPAQAVLAFARQVNATQIVIGATRRSRPKGLFGRGTGETIIEGSGDDIDVYVVTRAEAAHGRFLHRRERGEED